CAAGGGTGAATTTGAAAGTCGCATCTCCGGTGGACTGGTCGAAGACCGTTCCATCGGTAAAGTAGCCCCGTGCATCCACAAAATAACCTTTATACTTCACTTCGAGCAAGTCTCCACTATCTGCACCTTCACCACTTCCTGCCGTGGTTTCGGTTTTGGTTACGCTCGGTTGTCCGAGCAACTCCACTTCAAAAACAATGGTGGCATTTTTGGGAACAATGACCTTTCCGGTGCGGTCTTTGATGCCATCTCTCCCCCAGGCCAAACTTGGTGGGACTGTAATTTTCCGTTTCCCCCCGATACGCATTCCTTGGATGCCATCACTAAAGCCCGTTGGGGAGATCGAGAAATCATTAACAAAGGAGAGCGGCTTTTCATCGGTAGATTGCTCGAACGGGGTAGCCTGTCCCAAAATAGTTGCGGAGTATTTTACTTGCCACGTATTGTACAAGCCGCCAATCTCGCCCGTCCCGACGACCAAGTCCTCTATTTGTACTTCGGCTTTGTTGAAGATATCGCAACCACCAAAGAAAAAAATGCCCATAAAGAGCGTAAGGAAAGAACGGAGTATGTTGCTTTTCATAAAAGTAATGCTATCATTTATTCTGGAAATTAGCCGGAGTTACAACTTCGCGGGTAACACCTTCCTGCCTTAAAGTAGTAACAAACCGCTGGAGTTGCGGAAAAAAGGCCGTGAAGTGTGTTGATAATTCGTGATAATGGGTTTCAAAATCCAAAATAGTTTCTTCAAATTGGTTTGGTTTTCCAAATTGTCGCTGCATCCGTCGGCTTAGTCCGGTCAGAGAAGCCGCTATACCCTCTTGTGTGGCATATCCTGCCAACCAGTCATCCTTTTCCATATAAGGCAAAACAAATTGCAAGCGCGGCGGCAATATCTCCCATTGCTCCTTGACCTCGCGATAGCACTGGGTAGTAAATTCTTGCAGCGGTAAAGGATGATACAAAGACCAATCTCGCGCCAAAAAATGGTCGTACACCACATCAATAGCAATACCCGCAAGTCGCCGATTTTGACTACCGATCAGGCTTTGACTTTGTTTGACAATGGGGTGACGGTCTGTGTAAACGTCTATTTGTCGGTGCTCTGCAATACCTTTAATGATGGGAGGCGGAAAGTGAAGGTTTGCTATATTACCTTTTACAAAATCCCCCAGCAAATTTCCGAGCCGCGACTCCGGCGTGTCTTCCGACAAATACAAATGTGCTAAAAAATTCAATCGCGTTTTGACAAGAGATGATGGAATTACCAGACAATTTCTGCACCGAATTGGTCTAAGAGTGCCCGAACGGTTGCATTGGTTTGGCTGAGCTTTTGCAGCTGTTGGTACGGGTCTGCATTTTCGGCATCGGCGTGGCTTGCGGCATCGGAGACGGTTACTGCCTGAACAAAAAAACCAAGATTGGGTGGGTGGCTAAATCCAGCCACCGCAGCCAATTCAGCAGCAAGCCATTCCCGTTGTTGACCCAGCATCTCAACGTGCATGGTGTCGGGCACGGCAATCAGAAGCATAGAGCGCTCGGCGCGGTCTAAACGGGTATGTTTTAGCATCCCAAAAACGGCGATACGCTCGCGTTTAATCCGCATTAGAAAATCCGCCCAATGTTTATTGGCTTCAAAAAACACGCGGTTATAAT
The Rhodothermia bacterium DNA segment above includes these coding regions:
- a CDS encoding FKBP-type peptidyl-prolyl cis-trans isomerase — its product is MKSNILRSFLTLFMGIFFFGGCDIFNKAEVQIEDLVVGTGEIGGLYNTWQVKYSATILGQATPFEQSTDEKPLSFVNDFSISPTGFSDGIQGMRIGGKRKITVPPSLAWGRDGIKDRTGKVIVPKNATIVFEVELLGQPSVTKTETTAGSGEGADSGDLLEVKYKGYFVDARGYFTDGTVFDQSTGDATFKFTLGVSNVIPGWHIGMVGARKGSKRTLIIPPHLGYGSAGVPNYQTGGYSIPPHATLGFEVEVVNLIAGKKED
- a CDS encoding DUF479 domain-containing protein is translated as MNFLAHLYLSEDTPESRLGNLLGDFVKGNIANLHFPPPIIKGIAEHRQIDVYTDRHPIVKQSQSLIGSQNRRLAGIAIDVVYDHFLARDWSLYHPLPLQEFTTQCYREVKEQWEILPPRLQFVLPYMEKDDWLAGYATQEGIAASLTGLSRRMQRQFGKPNQFEETILDFETHYHELSTHFTAFFPQLQRFVTTLRQEGVTREVVTPANFQNK